A window of the Aspergillus flavus chromosome 6, complete sequence genome harbors these coding sequences:
- a CDS encoding 14-3-3 domain-containing protein, whose amino-acid sequence MAQYAMNMANVCDGFYVIDPNFLALWMASSEVDQKALGNFAALTSLENPFLSAMLYRVLGLSVMLSKKLLRARRLRRLDPSRETKSLQLYHHILWLSREGLLILEEFVLPMVEGYVELKILAYKLRASFYHIFVLFHNQPAVHCPGITSFPSNGTKLNDASKAELPTKEPGSRFSFRSNAESISVPEQPAYSSGNASRYTAIQGPPGLTPVQPPKASSFLLPALDYTPTATACFNHAALLAERFLPGSHPIRLSIKLEYAAYLYDCLHDSNACRRVAKQAIADVYKAQEAMDDESFADAAEIVGILGKMVKRGGKTSSTECSSTASATLRGGSSRSEIGDTPATVTPVPPVTASPKTSNDLPPAVPDPTMMNPI is encoded by the coding sequence ATGGCACAGTATGCAATGAACATGGCTAATGTCTGCGATGGCTTCTATGTCATAGACCCTAATTTTTTGGCACTGTGGATGGCTTCCTCCGAGGTAGACCAGAAGGCCTTGGGCAATTTTGCGGCCTTAACCAGCCTCGAAAACCCCTTCCTGTCCGCAATGCTCTATAGAGTTCTAGGCCTTTCGGTTATGCTTTCGAAGAAGCTACTTCGTGCACGACGACTACGGCGACTGGACCCTAGCCGAGAAACCAAGTCGCTCCAGTTATATCATCATATCTTATGGCTCTCCCGTGAAGGGTTACTGATCTTGGAAGAATTCGTTCTCCCAATGGTTGAGGGATATGTGGAGCTGAAGATCCTAGCCTATAAACTCCGAGCATCCTTTTATCACATATTTGTGCTTTTTCACAATCAGCCCGCAGTTCACTGTCCGGGCATCACCAGTTTTCCGAGCAATGGTACCAAACTAAACGACGCATCCAAAGCCGAATTACCAACTAAAGAACCGGGGTCGAGGTTCTCATTTAGATCGAATGCAGAATCAATATCAGTCCCTGAACAGCCAGCTTACAGCTCGGGGAACGCCTCTCGGTACACTGCTATCCAAGGCCCCCCTGGACTTACACCCGTTCAACCGCCCAAGGCGTCGTCCTTTCTTCTGCCTGCTCTCGATTACACACCTACGGCGACGGCATGCTTCAATCACGCAGCTCTCTTGGCTGAACGATTTCTTCCAGGCTCTCACCCCATACGTCTGTCTATTAAGCTCGAATATGCAGCGTATCTTTATGATTGCCTCCATGATTCCAATGCTTGTCGACGGGTGGCTAAACAAGCTATAGCAGATGTTTATAAAGCCCAAGAGGCTATGGATGATGAAAGCTTCGCGGATGCCGCTGAGATTGTTGGAATCTTGGGGAAGATGGTTAAGCGTGGGGGCAAGACTAGCAGCACTGAATGCAGCAGCACGGCCTCTGCGACACTTCGGGGCGGGAGTTCGAGGAGCGAAATTGGCGATACACCGGCAACAGTCACACCAGTGCCCCCGGTAACAGCATCGCCAAAGACTAGCAACGACTTGCCTCCGGCCGTTCCTGACCCCACCATGATGAACCCAATCTAA